The following are from one region of the Paenibacillus bovis genome:
- a CDS encoding isochorismatase family protein: MALPKIESYPMPGEAEFPVNKVNWTADPQRAVLLIHDMQNYFVNAFAARDQSPISELLEHTRQLRDYCHEQSIPVVYSAQPGGQTPEQRGLQLDFWGNGIDGGPDQKRIVPELEPDEQDILMTKWRYSAFQKTDLAEMMSRQGRDQLMICGIYAHIGCLMTSCEAFMQDIQAFLIGDAVADFSQQKHRMALEYAAERCAVTITTDCLLKQLGATEAVDGVRVGMQTESAQPLTEVTHSGDNTMGTDYSAPSSGASEAAAVSEQPEYTVQLNRIRTQVAAMLGEQPEHITDTDDLVQQWGLDSIRIMTLSEQWRREGSEVSFMELAEQPVLSVWARLLYSRSEQVLPNGDYL; encoded by the coding sequence ATGGCTCTTCCGAAAATAGAATCTTATCCAATGCCTGGTGAAGCAGAATTTCCTGTAAACAAAGTAAACTGGACTGCCGATCCGCAGCGAGCAGTGCTGCTGATTCATGATATGCAAAACTATTTTGTAAATGCTTTTGCGGCTCGTGATCAATCGCCGATATCTGAACTGCTGGAACATACCCGTCAACTACGCGACTATTGCCACGAGCAGAGCATTCCTGTCGTATACTCCGCTCAGCCTGGCGGACAGACACCAGAGCAGCGCGGGCTGCAGCTGGACTTCTGGGGCAACGGTATCGACGGCGGACCGGATCAAAAGCGGATTGTACCCGAGCTGGAACCGGATGAGCAGGATATTCTGATGACCAAATGGCGCTACAGCGCTTTTCAGAAAACGGATCTGGCGGAGATGATGAGCCGTCAGGGACGGGATCAGCTGATGATCTGCGGAATCTACGCCCATATCGGCTGCCTGATGACTTCATGCGAAGCCTTTATGCAGGATATCCAGGCATTTCTGATTGGTGATGCAGTAGCGGATTTCTCGCAGCAAAAGCACCGGATGGCGCTGGAATATGCAGCAGAACGCTGCGCAGTTACGATAACGACAGACTGTCTGCTAAAGCAGCTGGGAGCCACTGAAGCTGTAGATGGCGTTCGAGTAGGTATGCAGACGGAATCTGCTCAGCCTCTGACAGAGGTAACGCATTCCGGGGACAATACGATGGGCACAGATTATTCTGCACCCTCATCAGGTGCATCGGAAGCTGCTGCTGTGTCGGAACAACCGGAATACACTGTGCAGCTGAACCGGATTCGTACTCAGGTTGCTGCCATGCTGGGTGAACAGCCAGAGCATATTACGGATACTGATGATCTGGTACAGCAGTGGGGGCTTGATTCCATACGCATTATGACATTGTCCGAACAATGGCGCAGAGAAGGCAGCGAAGTCAGCTTTATGGAGCTGGCGGAGCAGCCTGTACTATCGGTATGGGCCAGACTGCTGTATTCACGCAGCGAGCAGGTACTGCCTAATGGAGACTACTTGTGA
- a CDS encoding 2,3-dihydro-2,3-dihydroxybenzoate dehydrogenase, with protein MTFTGIEGKVALVTGAAQGIGEAVVRSLLQHGAIVAAADRNAAGVQALADEYGDAQRIRAYALDVSNREEAEHVVQAAEQQLGPIDILVNVAGILRMGTVESLSDEDWQATFAVNTSGVFHMCRAVIGSMAARESGCIITVSSNAAGVPRTRMSAYAASKAAATMFTKCLGLEYARKHIRCNVVAPGSTDTEMQRMMWTQGSNIDTVIQGSPDTFRLGIPLGKIAVAQDAANAVLFLASDQAGHITMQELYVDGGATMGV; from the coding sequence ATGACATTTACAGGAATAGAAGGCAAAGTGGCACTTGTCACCGGCGCCGCCCAAGGGATTGGAGAAGCGGTCGTACGCTCTCTGCTCCAGCATGGCGCTATCGTGGCAGCTGCCGACCGCAATGCCGCGGGTGTACAGGCACTTGCGGATGAATACGGAGATGCGCAGCGAATCCGAGCGTATGCACTGGATGTAAGTAACCGCGAAGAGGCAGAACATGTTGTACAGGCTGCCGAACAGCAGCTGGGGCCTATCGATATTCTCGTCAATGTCGCCGGTATCCTGCGGATGGGAACAGTAGAATCCCTGAGCGATGAAGACTGGCAGGCGACATTTGCTGTTAACACTTCCGGTGTATTTCATATGTGCCGGGCGGTGATCGGCTCCATGGCAGCGAGGGAATCCGGCTGTATTATTACGGTCAGCTCCAATGCTGCTGGTGTGCCGCGTACCCGAATGTCAGCTTATGCAGCTTCCAAGGCGGCAGCTACCATGTTCACCAAATGTCTGGGATTGGAATATGCGAGAAAGCATATCCGCTGCAATGTAGTAGCTCCTGGCTCAACCGATACGGAGATGCAGCGGATGATGTGGACTCAGGGCAGTAATATCGATACGGTCATCCAGGGCTCGCCGGATACTTTTCGACTGGGTATTCCGCTTGGCAAAATCGCCGTTGCACAGGATGCAGCGAATGCGGTCCTGTTTCTGGCTTCTGATCAGGCAGGGCATATTACAATGCAGGAATTATATGTAGATGGCGGAGCGACAATGGGTGTGTAG
- a CDS encoding alpha/beta hydrolase: protein MTLDNMEQPITEAVSQRIEVPQSRQWQMKSAVGDCIYQIMVYTPTGAPPAAGYPVIYLLDGNSVFATVVDAMRMQTRRPDKTGVIPAVIVGIGYETSEPFSASRYYDYTPRATSEYRQRPDGTPIPEQGGADQFLTFLEQELKPAIEAELPINRRRQAVFGHSLGGLFVLHTLFTQPEAFQYYIAGSPSIHWNHQLLDEEEQRFVAHCQSGKVTAEHLALLIGMGELERTHTARNNERSEQLIERLSVLKTIGMQMEYREYRDENHLSVVPILISRALRFALHP, encoded by the coding sequence ATGACCCTCGACAATATGGAACAGCCGATTACCGAAGCTGTCAGTCAAAGGATTGAAGTTCCACAATCCAGACAGTGGCAGATGAAATCGGCAGTCGGTGATTGTATATATCAAATTATGGTCTATACGCCCACCGGTGCTCCACCAGCGGCAGGCTACCCGGTCATTTATCTACTGGATGGCAATTCGGTATTCGCTACAGTAGTGGATGCAATGCGGATGCAGACACGCCGACCGGATAAAACAGGCGTCATACCGGCTGTTATCGTCGGTATCGGATACGAGACGAGTGAGCCTTTTTCGGCCAGTCGCTATTACGATTATACGCCCCGTGCAACGAGTGAATACCGGCAGCGTCCAGATGGTACGCCTATTCCCGAGCAGGGAGGAGCCGATCAGTTTCTGACATTTCTGGAACAGGAGCTGAAGCCGGCTATCGAAGCCGAGCTGCCGATCAACCGTCGTCGGCAGGCAGTATTCGGGCATTCGCTTGGCGGGCTGTTTGTTCTGCATACGCTGTTTACCCAGCCGGAGGCTTTTCAATATTATATCGCTGGCAGTCCGTCGATTCATTGGAATCATCAGCTGCTGGATGAAGAGGAGCAGCGTTTTGTTGCCCATTGTCAAAGCGGCAAAGTGACAGCCGAACATCTCGCGCTGCTGATCGGGATGGGCGAGCTGGAGCGAACACATACGGCTCGCAATAACGAACGCTCCGAACAGCTTATCGAGCGGCTGTCCGTACTGAAAACGATCGGTATGCAAATGGAGTATCGCGAGTACAGGGACGAGAATCATCTGTCGGTCGTACCGATCCTGATTAGCCGTGCGCTGCGATTTGCCCTGCATCCGTAG
- a CDS encoding STM4012 family radical SAM protein, giving the protein MQLPLHALTPLEWTPELQEWNRQITEAPYRSYLYSYPHKTAYRELDPPYPLQQLWSKEQLDSYFLYMHIPFCAARCGFCNLFTLPDKRADVHKEYVDALERQAKQWAPILSARPFSRFAIGGGTPTLLAPEQLERLFDIAEHIMGLNPAQVSISVETSPDTVTPERLDILKRRGTDRVSMGIQSFIEAESAAIYRPQKPALVRQALDMLTEYNFPLLNVDLIYGLPGQTVESWLYSVEQALSYKPGEIFIYPLYVRENTILKPGQTGLEQDIRLQLYRAAVDRLEAAGYTQYSMRRFARDFHSSKELLPYSCQEEGMAGLGCGARSYTQDVHYASRYGVSTAATRSIIADYVAAERYDTADYGFVLNEQERKRRFVLKAILHREGLELSAYRQRFGTSPLDDLPELRNLIWTGLAEIEGSAFSVEGNDAASTYAAGDLAGVLRLTREGLAYSDSIGDWLISPEVYGLMESYVGR; this is encoded by the coding sequence ATGCAATTACCGCTCCATGCCCTAACCCCTCTGGAATGGACACCTGAACTGCAGGAATGGAACCGCCAGATTACCGAAGCCCCTTATCGCTCGTATCTGTATTCCTACCCGCACAAGACGGCATATCGTGAACTGGACCCTCCTTATCCTCTTCAGCAATTATGGTCAAAAGAACAGCTGGACAGCTATTTTCTGTATATGCATATTCCGTTCTGCGCGGCGCGCTGCGGATTCTGCAATCTGTTTACATTGCCGGACAAGCGGGCAGATGTACATAAAGAGTATGTGGATGCACTGGAACGCCAGGCCAAGCAATGGGCGCCGATCTTGTCGGCACGGCCGTTTTCCCGCTTTGCTATCGGTGGCGGTACACCGACGCTGCTGGCACCGGAGCAGCTGGAGCGGCTGTTTGATATCGCCGAGCATATTATGGGATTGAATCCGGCGCAGGTGTCGATTTCGGTAGAGACATCACCGGATACGGTAACCCCGGAACGGCTGGATATTCTGAAGCGCCGTGGAACCGACCGGGTGAGCATGGGTATTCAGAGCTTTATCGAAGCCGAGAGTGCGGCTATTTATCGCCCACAAAAGCCGGCTCTGGTACGCCAGGCGCTGGATATGCTGACCGAATATAATTTTCCGCTGCTAAACGTGGATCTGATTTATGGATTGCCCGGTCAGACTGTAGAGTCCTGGCTGTATTCAGTAGAGCAGGCATTATCCTATAAGCCGGGAGAGATTTTTATTTATCCGCTGTATGTCCGGGAAAATACGATCCTCAAGCCGGGCCAGACCGGTCTGGAACAGGATATCCGGCTGCAGCTGTATCGGGCTGCAGTAGATCGACTCGAAGCGGCAGGCTACACCCAATATTCGATGCGTCGATTCGCCAGGGATTTTCATTCATCCAAAGAACTGCTGCCTTACAGCTGTCAGGAAGAAGGCATGGCCGGATTGGGCTGCGGAGCACGATCCTATACCCAGGATGTGCATTATGCTTCACGCTATGGAGTGAGTACAGCGGCGACTCGCAGTATTATTGCCGATTATGTGGCTGCAGAGCGTTATGACACGGCTGATTACGGATTTGTACTGAATGAACAGGAGCGCAAGCGTCGTTTTGTTCTCAAAGCTATTTTGCATCGCGAAGGCCTGGAGCTGTCTGCTTACCGTCAGCGATTTGGTACGTCGCCGCTGGACGATCTGCCGGAGCTGCGCAATCTAATCTGGACCGGACTCGCCGAAATTGAAGGCTCTGCCTTTTCGGTAGAGGGAAATGATGCAGCGAGTACGTATGCAGCTGGCGATCTGGCCGGAGTACTGCGATTGACCCGTGAAGGACTGGCTTATTCGGACAGCATCGGAGACTGGCTGATCTCGCCGGAGGTCTATGGATTAATGGAAAGTTATGTTGGCCGATAA
- a CDS encoding helix-turn-helix domain-containing protein — protein sequence MTKTTVHSTRSRSLQGGTSKRTLTEIRSFMEQHYNEPISIQQLADMANLSPKYFVDLFKKTFQQSAMDYLTDIRIAHAKRCLTETGKRLRDIAISIGYSDEFYFSRKFKKEVGVSPSEYAKNTRKVVAACCAPITGYLLALHIIPAAAPLDPKWTAYYYNAYRSGIRTPLKLCDPYTSLSFEANVERLIRTRPDMIIGTDRMDPADQQRLQAIAPSLFVAAGEMNWQEQLRIIGSFVGREEQAESWISRYQQRVQLARERIHPAVGSDRLLVLRIYGEQMYRYSNRGLDEVLYEDLQLRPACPETGHRHLPVTLRELEEMNPERILVTVCPESGSRASWLALQYSEGWKRLHAVRNLQVSSISSDPWCEYSALAIMRMLDEAELLFTGNCPNSLQDTVHGHWQVK from the coding sequence ATGACCAAGACTACAGTACACAGCACCCGCTCCCGTTCTCTGCAAGGAGGTACATCCAAAAGGACGCTGACAGAAATCCGTTCCTTTATGGAGCAGCATTATAACGAGCCAATCTCGATCCAGCAGCTCGCCGATATGGCGAATCTCAGTCCCAAGTACTTCGTCGATCTGTTCAAAAAAACATTCCAGCAAAGTGCGATGGACTATCTAACTGATATACGTATCGCTCATGCCAAGCGTTGTCTGACCGAGACCGGTAAAAGGCTGAGGGATATCGCGATCAGTATAGGTTACAGTGACGAATTTTATTTCAGCCGCAAATTCAAAAAGGAAGTCGGTGTGTCACCGTCCGAATATGCCAAAAATACACGTAAAGTCGTAGCAGCCTGCTGCGCGCCGATTACCGGCTATCTGCTGGCTCTACATATTATTCCGGCTGCCGCTCCGCTCGATCCCAAATGGACAGCCTACTACTATAATGCGTATCGCAGTGGTATCCGTACTCCGCTCAAGCTTTGCGATCCGTATACCTCGCTATCTTTTGAAGCTAATGTAGAGCGATTGATCCGTACAAGGCCCGATATGATCATCGGTACAGACCGGATGGATCCGGCAGATCAGCAAAGGCTGCAGGCTATTGCTCCATCCCTGTTCGTAGCTGCCGGTGAAATGAACTGGCAGGAGCAGCTGCGTATAATCGGCAGCTTTGTTGGTCGGGAAGAACAGGCGGAGAGCTGGATTAGCCGCTATCAACAGCGGGTACAGCTGGCGCGTGAACGAATTCATCCGGCTGTAGGCAGTGACCGTCTGCTTGTGCTGCGCATTTATGGAGAGCAGATGTACAGATACAGCAACCGAGGACTGGATGAAGTGCTTTACGAGGATCTTCAGCTCCGTCCGGCTTGTCCAGAGACTGGCCATCGGCATCTGCCGGTAACCCTGCGCGAACTGGAAGAGATGAATCCGGAGCGGATTCTGGTTACTGTCTGTCCGGAATCCGGCTCACGGGCCAGCTGGCTGGCACTGCAGTATTCCGAAGGCTGGAAACGACTGCATGCAGTACGCAATCTGCAGGTATCCTCTATCTCTTCCGATCCATGGTGCGAATATTCGGCGCTGGCGATCATGCGGATGCTGGATGAAGCGGAACTGCTATTTACCGGAAATTGTCCAAACTCCCTGCAGGATACTGTCCATGGTCACTGGCAGGTAAAGTAA
- a CDS encoding ABC transporter substrate-binding protein, with protein sequence MAILVLIGCILLMAGCGSPAAHSGSAAGSEKEAAAQAPPASAGEQTVTDEQGHQLTIPAAPQRVFAPYLEDSLLTLGVTPVAQWSAGQEGQPYLADQLKDVPKLDFSSGLPSPEVVMNYKPDLIILHTSHYAEKGVYESYSKIAPVYVFNNASGNPEKSLQTIAGLLGKQEQAKQAIQQYEAKLAAAKAQLKSVTDAGRKAAIIRFAPRGVTLMSPDYFSGYVVYKQLGLGEPALVQQDSKAMIATESLADIDADYIFTVDVSSQGTNSIQEMTSSEVWKSMPAVQAGHVYKADASYWLGSGLIAFGKVVDDVVAAIGQ encoded by the coding sequence ATGGCAATACTTGTTCTGATCGGTTGCATCCTGCTGATGGCAGGATGCGGATCGCCAGCAGCCCATTCCGGATCAGCAGCAGGATCAGAGAAAGAAGCCGCCGCTCAGGCACCACCCGCTTCAGCCGGTGAACAGACCGTTACAGACGAGCAGGGACATCAGCTTACGATTCCGGCTGCGCCCCAGCGCGTATTTGCACCATATCTGGAAGATTCCCTACTGACACTGGGCGTAACGCCTGTTGCCCAATGGTCGGCTGGTCAGGAAGGGCAACCCTATCTCGCCGATCAGCTCAAAGATGTGCCGAAGCTGGACTTTTCCTCCGGTCTACCGTCACCTGAAGTGGTTATGAACTACAAGCCGGATCTGATCATTTTACATACCTCTCATTATGCAGAAAAAGGCGTCTACGAGAGTTATTCCAAAATTGCACCGGTGTATGTGTTCAATAATGCTTCCGGCAATCCGGAAAAATCTCTGCAGACTATCGCTGGTTTGCTCGGCAAGCAAGAGCAAGCCAAGCAGGCGATCCAGCAGTATGAAGCCAAGCTGGCCGCTGCCAAAGCCCAATTGAAGTCCGTAACCGATGCCGGACGCAAAGCGGCCATTATCCGCTTTGCTCCGCGTGGTGTTACCTTGATGAGTCCGGATTATTTTAGCGGCTATGTGGTATACAAGCAGCTGGGACTTGGTGAGCCGGCATTGGTACAGCAAGACAGCAAGGCGATGATTGCAACCGAATCGCTGGCAGATATCGATGCGGATTACATTTTCACGGTAGATGTATCCAGCCAGGGTACGAACAGTATACAGGAAATGACATCCAGTGAAGTATGGAAGTCCATGCCGGCTGTCCAAGCAGGTCATGTGTATAAAGCGGATGCTTCTTACTGGCTGGGCAGTGGATTGATTGCATTCGGCAAAGTGGTGGACGATGTGGTAGCAGCGATTGGTCAGTAA
- a CDS encoding (2,3-dihydroxybenzoyl)adenylate synthase yields MLPGFTPWPEKVAQYYRETGCWSGETFGQLLRRQAQSYGEQVVLVSGEQRITYAQLDQRVDRLATGLNRLGIAAGDRVIVQLPNIPAFFEVIFALFRIGALPVFSLPLHRRQEVIYFANYSEAKAYIIPDIEAGYDYRTLAAEVKAEAPGLRHIIVAGEPGEYMALEDLYEDLVELPQEPVASDVAFLQLSGGSTGLSKLIPRTHDDYMYSLRASVEVCQLDEHSVYLAVLPVAHNYPLSSPGVLGTIYAGGQIVLARSGSPDEAFALIDKEKVTITALVPPLALVWLEAAVSRNVHLDSLQVLQVGGAKLGAEAARRVKPVLGCQLQQVFGMAEGLVNYTRLDDPEEIIVETQGKPMSVYDEIRIVDEEDNEVEPGTAGHLLARGPYTIRGYYKADEHNARSFTSDGFYRTGDLARLNPAGYLIVEGRAKDQINRGGDKVAAEEVENHLLAHPAVFDAALVSMPDMYLGERSCAFIIVRSDRTENGAAAAPSAMELKTFLRERGLAAYKIPDRIEFVDHFPQTGVGKVSKKALRERIAQQSAVR; encoded by the coding sequence ATATTACCCGGATTTACCCCTTGGCCTGAAAAGGTGGCCCAATATTATCGCGAGACCGGCTGCTGGAGTGGCGAGACCTTTGGTCAGCTGCTGCGCAGGCAGGCCCAATCGTATGGAGAACAAGTTGTGCTGGTCAGCGGAGAGCAGCGTATCACCTACGCACAGCTCGATCAGCGAGTAGATCGTCTTGCTACCGGATTGAACCGGCTGGGGATTGCTGCCGGGGACCGGGTTATTGTACAGCTGCCGAATATACCGGCATTTTTTGAAGTGATTTTTGCGCTGTTTCGTATAGGGGCGTTGCCTGTTTTTTCACTACCGCTGCATCGGCGTCAGGAAGTGATTTATTTTGCCAATTATAGCGAAGCGAAAGCTTATATTATTCCCGATATCGAGGCAGGCTATGATTATCGTACACTGGCGGCTGAAGTGAAAGCTGAAGCACCGGGATTACGGCATATTATTGTAGCGGGTGAGCCGGGAGAATATATGGCTCTGGAGGATCTGTACGAGGATTTGGTAGAGCTTCCGCAGGAACCGGTGGCGAGCGATGTGGCCTTTTTGCAGCTGTCCGGCGGCAGTACAGGACTATCCAAGCTGATTCCTCGTACCCATGATGATTATATGTATAGTCTGCGAGCCAGCGTGGAAGTATGCCAGCTGGATGAGCACAGTGTATATCTGGCGGTTCTGCCGGTAGCCCATAATTATCCGCTTAGTTCTCCCGGTGTGCTCGGGACGATCTATGCGGGCGGACAGATCGTTCTGGCACGAAGCGGCAGCCCGGATGAAGCTTTTGCCCTGATCGACAAGGAAAAGGTCACTATTACAGCGCTTGTTCCTCCGTTAGCACTGGTATGGCTGGAAGCAGCGGTATCGCGGAATGTACATCTGGACTCGCTGCAGGTACTGCAGGTCGGCGGAGCCAAACTGGGTGCCGAAGCGGCTCGTCGGGTGAAGCCGGTACTGGGCTGCCAGCTGCAGCAGGTATTCGGGATGGCCGAAGGTCTGGTGAACTATACACGTCTGGATGATCCCGAAGAGATCATTGTCGAGACACAGGGCAAGCCAATGTCAGTGTATGACGAGATCCGTATCGTTGATGAGGAAGACAATGAGGTAGAGCCGGGTACAGCCGGTCATCTGCTGGCACGGGGACCTTATACCATCCGCGGCTACTACAAGGCTGACGAGCATAATGCCCGTTCCTTTACCTCTGATGGCTTTTATCGTACAGGCGATCTGGCGCGGCTGAATCCAGCCGGTTATCTGATTGTCGAAGGTCGTGCCAAAGATCAGATCAACCGCGGCGGAGACAAGGTGGCTGCCGAAGAAGTAGAGAATCATCTGCTTGCCCATCCGGCTGTGTTTGATGCCGCGCTCGTCTCTATGCCGGATATGTATTTGGGTGAGCGCTCCTGTGCCTTTATTATTGTAAGATCCGATAGGACAGAGAATGGAGCAGCTGCTGCACCTTCTGCAATGGAACTCAAAACATTTTTGCGTGAGCGTGGACTCGCTGCCTACAAAATTCCGGATCGTATTGAATTTGTAGATCATTTTCCCCAGACCGGTGTCGGCAAAGTCAGTAAAAAAGCGCTGCGTGAGCGTATTGCACAGCAGTCAGCTGTTCGATAA
- a CDS encoding STM4011 family radical SAM protein: MSFSLYYRGSLSSCNYACPYCPFSKTVDSRETLQRDREQLERFVQWVHEQEREQHRLSIFFNPYGEGLVHGWYRRAMVELSHLPHVDKVAIQTNLSVKLDWTAELNRDKAAFWATYHPGQTSEDFFVRQGMQLHEQGLAFSAGVVGLREAFPAIRSLRARLPEDVYVWINAFKDRPAYYRPEEVAELQQIDPYFEYNLRDYDSLGQSCLAGQNVFYIQGNGMVKRCYQDKRVIGNIYRRSLRDIAVVRPCAMKQCGCYIGYIHMPDQPFAKLYGKRILERIPAGYV; this comes from the coding sequence CTGTCATTTTCCCTCTATTACCGGGGAAGTCTGTCTTCGTGCAATTATGCCTGTCCATACTGCCCATTCAGCAAGACGGTAGACAGCCGGGAGACGCTGCAGAGGGATCGTGAGCAGCTGGAACGCTTTGTGCAGTGGGTTCACGAGCAGGAAAGGGAACAGCATCGACTGTCCATCTTTTTCAATCCGTACGGAGAAGGACTGGTACACGGTTGGTACCGCCGGGCGATGGTAGAGCTGTCGCATCTGCCGCATGTGGACAAAGTGGCGATCCAGACCAATCTGTCGGTCAAACTGGACTGGACGGCTGAACTGAACCGTGACAAAGCGGCTTTTTGGGCGACATATCATCCGGGACAGACAAGCGAGGATTTTTTTGTGCGTCAAGGAATGCAGCTGCATGAGCAGGGCCTTGCTTTCAGTGCAGGAGTTGTCGGTCTGCGCGAAGCCTTTCCGGCGATCCGTTCGCTGCGGGCGCGTCTGCCGGAGGATGTATATGTATGGATCAATGCGTTCAAAGACCGCCCGGCGTATTATCGTCCGGAAGAAGTAGCCGAGCTGCAGCAGATTGATCCATATTTTGAATATAATCTGCGCGATTATGACAGCCTGGGACAATCCTGTCTGGCCGGGCAGAATGTTTTTTATATACAGGGCAATGGTATGGTAAAGCGCTGCTATCAGGACAAGCGGGTGATCGGCAATATCTACCGGCGCAGTCTAAGGGATATTGCTGTCGTGCGTCCCTGCGCAATGAAGCAGTGCGGCTGCTATATCGGCTACATTCATATGCCGGATCAGCCGTTCGCGAAACTTTATGGTAAACGTATATTGGAGCGGATTCCGGCTGGCTATGTATAA
- the dhbC gene encoding isochorismate synthase DhbC codes for MVTTKQDTTVPAHQLLEQYTDQHCFFWSSPWHTLLAEGSYLCLPEVEQEELSSLSHRVTALLQQAYDSGQAQPVLVGAIPFDPELSPARLVIPQQVQWAAPRTVGEWTGSVRSILSDYELQEVPAAELYKQGVEEALVHLRQGDLEKVVLSRSLELTSSAPIPVAALLHNLAAANTHGYTFAVHIPLEHERQLDSNDRAEEYPVWIGASPELLIRKEGRRFTANPLAGSAARSADPQEDRRRAEALLVSAKDRHEHAVVIDAVVAALRPYCGQLEVPNQPSLVQTETMWHLSTEISGVLDDPSITSLELAAALHPTPAICGTPTEAARDLIRQVEPFDRGMFTGMVGWCNKDGDGEWAVTIRCAEVCGPRLRLYAGAGIVAASTAEAELAETSAKLRTMLRAMRIDEASAQPAGRERE; via the coding sequence ATGGTTACTACCAAGCAAGACACAACAGTCCCGGCTCATCAGCTGCTGGAACAATATACGGATCAGCATTGCTTTTTCTGGTCTTCTCCCTGGCATACATTGCTGGCAGAGGGAAGTTATCTTTGTTTGCCCGAGGTGGAGCAGGAGGAGCTGTCGTCCCTTTCCCATCGCGTGACTGCATTGCTACAGCAGGCTTATGATTCGGGACAGGCGCAGCCGGTGCTGGTAGGAGCGATTCCGTTTGATCCGGAGCTGTCTCCCGCCCGTCTGGTTATTCCGCAGCAGGTACAGTGGGCTGCTCCACGAACTGTCGGAGAATGGACCGGTTCTGTGCGCTCCATACTGTCTGATTATGAACTTCAGGAAGTACCGGCTGCAGAACTGTACAAGCAGGGCGTAGAGGAGGCGCTGGTTCATCTGCGTCAGGGAGATCTGGAGAAAGTCGTTTTGTCCAGATCCCTGGAGTTAACGAGTAGCGCCCCTATTCCTGTCGCTGCACTGCTGCATAATCTGGCTGCAGCGAATACACATGGGTATACCTTTGCTGTTCATATACCGCTGGAGCATGAACGACAGCTTGACTCCAATGATAGAGCTGAGGAATATCCGGTCTGGATCGGAGCAAGTCCTGAACTGCTGATTCGCAAGGAAGGAAGACGCTTCACGGCCAATCCACTAGCAGGGTCGGCCGCGCGAAGTGCAGACCCGCAGGAAGATCGCCGCCGTGCGGAAGCTTTGCTCGTCTCGGCCAAGGATCGTCATGAGCATGCCGTGGTTATCGACGCGGTTGTCGCTGCGCTGCGCCCTTATTGCGGCCAGCTGGAAGTACCGAATCAACCGTCTCTCGTACAGACAGAGACCATGTGGCATTTATCGACCGAAATCTCCGGGGTCCTGGATGATCCGTCGATTACTTCACTGGAACTGGCTGCGGCTTTGCATCCGACGCCGGCAATTTGCGGTACACCGACTGAAGCAGCGCGTGATCTGATTCGTCAGGTAGAGCCTTTTGACCGGGGAATGTTTACCGGCATGGTAGGTTGGTGCAACAAGGATGGAGATGGAGAATGGGCAGTAACGATCCGCTGCGCCGAAGTCTGTGGCCCGCGATTGCGTCTGTATGCCGGAGCTGGCATAGTCGCAGCTTCTACCGCTGAAGCGGAACTGGCCGAGACCAGTGCCAAGCTGCGCACTATGCTACGCGCGATGCGTATCGATGAAGCTTCTGCACAACCGGCAGGGAGGGAGCGGGAATGA